One genomic segment of Mangifera indica cultivar Alphonso chromosome 6, CATAS_Mindica_2.1, whole genome shotgun sequence includes these proteins:
- the LOC123218919 gene encoding receptor-like protein kinase: MKFRLCHLLLLFTFSASLHAVFGLNNEGVALLSLLRRWTSVPYSLRSGWNTSDSTPCNWVGIECDSKNNVVSFNLSSYAISGQLGPEIGHLRELEIIDLSSNDFSGNLPEALGNCSALKCLDLSCNRFTGQIPDNFKHLQFLSALVLNNNSLEGEIPESLFQIPGLQVVLLHFNYFNGSIPSNVCDMGEVELLWLSGNRLSGTIPESIGNCSKLQALLLFDNNLVGVLPESLNNLKNLIYLDLQNNSLTGSIPLNFRNCKDLKLLSLSYNNFSGEIPPELGNCKSLESLLLHTNQLEGRIPAELGLPEQLSLLNLSKNRLSGKIPPELGKCRSLEILNLWKNQLEGRIPDELGMLSNLRYLKLSSNNLSGEIPYIIL; encoded by the coding sequence ATGAAGTTTAGGTTGTGCCATCTCTTGCTGTTATTTACCTTCTCTGCGTCTTTGCATGCCgtgtttggtttaaataatgAGGGGGTCGCTTTATTGTCACTTTTGAGGCGATGGACCTCGGTGCCATATTCCTTGAGGTCCGGTTGGAATACTTCAGATTCCACTCCATGCAATTGGGTTGGTATAGAATGTGATAGTAAGAATAATGTTGTCTCTTTTAACCTCTCCAGTTATGCAATTTCTGGTCAGCTTGGACCTGAAATTGGTCACTTGAGAGAGTTGGAGATTATTGATTTGAGTTCTAATGATTTCTCTGGTAATTTACCAGAAGCTCTAGGCAATTGTAGTGCACTTAAGTGCTTGGATTTGTCTTGTAATAGATTCACTGGTCAAATACCTGATAATTTCAAGCACTTGCAATTTTTGAGCGCCCTGGttttaaataacaattcttTAGAAGGCGAAATACCCGAATCATTGTTTCAAATTCCAGGTTTACAAGTAGTGCTTTTGCATTTCAACTATTTTAATGGTTCAATTCCTAGTAATGTTTGTGATATGGGTGAGGTTGAACTGTTATGGTTAAGTGGTAATAGGTTATCTGGTACCATTCCAGAGTCTATTGGGAATTGCAGTAAATTGCAAgctcttcttttgtttgataACAATCTAGTGGGTGTTTTGCCAGAGAGTCTAAACAatcttaaaaatcttatttatttggATCTTCAAAATAACAGTCTTACTGGTAGCATCCCTTTGAATTTTCGAAACTGCAAGGATTTGAAGTTATTGTCTTTGTCATATAACAATTTTAGTGGGGAGATTCCACCAGAATTAGGGAACTGTAAGTCCTTGGAAAGCTTGCTGTTACATACAAACCAACTTGAAGGTAGAATTCCAGCTGAGCTAGGCCTACCAGAACAGCTTTCTCTTCTTAACCTTTCTAAAAATCGTTTGTCGGGGAAGATTCCACCAGAATTAGGGAAGTGCAGGTCCTTGGAAATATTAAACTTATGGAAAAACCAACTTGAAGGCAGAATTCCAGATGAGCTAGGAATGCTGAGTAATTTACGGTATCTTAAACTGTCTTCCAACAATCTATCAGGTGAGATTCCATATATAATATTGTAG